The proteins below are encoded in one region of Neisseria bacilliformis:
- the lptE gene encoding LPS assembly lipoprotein LptE → MNKIPAAAAALLLAACGFHLKGTQPYDKLPFKNWNIQGGQLQQPLENALRRADGAPVPAAQAQAVLKVEEADTQKDVLTITRAALVADYLLVLKVRAQAYRNGEPLGGPMEVEVRRQLEYADSEVLGKQEEEETIRREMRRDAADQLVRRLAFLPR, encoded by the coding sequence ATGAACAAAATCCCCGCTGCCGCCGCCGCGCTGCTCCTGGCCGCCTGCGGCTTCCACCTCAAAGGCACGCAGCCTTACGACAAGCTGCCGTTTAAAAACTGGAACATCCAGGGCGGCCAATTGCAGCAGCCGCTGGAAAACGCGCTGCGCCGCGCCGACGGCGCGCCCGTGCCCGCCGCCCAAGCGCAGGCGGTGCTCAAAGTGGAAGAGGCGGACACGCAGAAAGACGTGCTCACCATCACCCGCGCCGCGCTGGTGGCCGACTACCTCTTGGTGCTCAAAGTGCGCGCCCAAGCCTACCGCAACGGCGAGCCGCTGGGCGGACCGATGGAGGTGGAAGTGCGCCGCCAGCTCGAATACGCCGACAGCGAAGTGCTGGGCAAGCAGGAAGAGGAGGAAACCATCCGCCGCGAAATGCGTCGCGACGCCGCCGACCAGCTTGTCCGCCGCCTCGCCTTCCTGCCGCGCTGA
- the holA gene encoding DNA polymerase III subunit delta — protein MPVLPIESLTPDTPLPPLCLIHGEEDLLRVEALDTLREAAKKQGYLNRESHTPETAADWDTLLASAGSAGLFADLKLLEIHIPGGKPGKTGGDALQTLAENLPADTVTVIVLPKLEKAQTQAKWFAALSKRGTVLEAKPVPAAALPAWIRGRLKKENLAIEDDALALFAERVEGNLLAAKQEIGKLALLHPAGHTLSMADAEQAVADVARFDVFQLAAAWMGGDAARTLKLLEGLEAEGEEPVLLLWTLAEDIRTLIRLAAALKQGQSVQAVRNSLRLWGDKQTLAPQAVRRIGVARLMAALQECARTDRLIKGAEAGDAWAVFRQTVCGLAV, from the coding sequence ATGCCCGTCCTGCCCATCGAATCCCTCACCCCCGACACCCCGCTGCCGCCGCTCTGCCTTATCCACGGCGAAGAAGACCTGCTGCGCGTCGAAGCCCTCGACACCCTGCGCGAAGCCGCGAAAAAACAGGGTTATCTCAACCGCGAAAGCCACACGCCCGAAACCGCCGCCGACTGGGACACGCTGCTGGCCTCGGCCGGCAGCGCGGGGCTGTTTGCCGATTTGAAGCTGCTGGAAATCCACATCCCAGGCGGCAAACCGGGCAAAACCGGCGGCGACGCGCTGCAAACGCTGGCGGAAAACCTGCCCGCCGACACCGTTACCGTCATTGTCCTGCCCAAGCTGGAAAAGGCGCAGACGCAGGCCAAATGGTTTGCCGCCCTGTCCAAACGCGGCACGGTGCTCGAAGCCAAGCCCGTGCCCGCCGCCGCCCTCCCCGCGTGGATCAGAGGCCGTCTGAAAAAGGAAAACCTCGCCATCGAAGACGACGCGCTCGCCCTGTTTGCCGAACGCGTCGAAGGCAATTTGCTGGCGGCCAAGCAGGAAATCGGCAAACTCGCCCTGCTGCACCCCGCCGGCCACACCCTCAGCATGGCCGACGCGGAACAGGCGGTGGCCGACGTGGCGCGTTTCGACGTGTTCCAACTGGCCGCCGCGTGGATGGGCGGTGACGCGGCGCGGACGCTGAAACTGCTGGAAGGCTTGGAAGCCGAAGGCGAAGAGCCCGTGCTGCTGCTGTGGACGCTGGCCGAAGACATCCGCACCCTCATCCGTCTGGCCGCCGCCTTGAAACAAGGCCAGAGCGTGCAGGCCGTGCGCAACAGCCTGCGCCTGTGGGGCGACAAACAAACCCTCGCTCCGCAGGCTGTGCGCCGCATCGGCGTCGCCCGCCTGATGGCCGCCTTGCAGGAATGCGCCCGCACCGACCGCCTCATCAAAGGCGCGGAAGCGGGCGACGCGTGGGCGGTCTTCCGGCAGACAGTGTGCGGCTTGGCGGTGTGA
- a CDS encoding DUF1841 family protein: protein MYDVNTHDVRRFFAGVWRQRLNPLALDALQQKALHILEAHREYAPYLDNIEDYLDAEWQPENGRENPFLHLSLHLSIQEQAAIDQPPGIRALRDTLVARRNGDWVAAEHQMMEALAETIWEAQRYGNGLDVNAYITRLRRLVGLGQEETRRINPHEVPRSDKISGR from the coding sequence ATGTACGACGTAAACACCCACGACGTGCGCCGCTTCTTCGCCGGCGTCTGGCGGCAACGCCTCAACCCCCTCGCCCTCGACGCCTTGCAGCAAAAAGCCCTGCACATCCTCGAAGCCCACCGCGAATACGCCCCCTACCTCGACAACATCGAAGACTACCTCGATGCCGAATGGCAACCCGAAAACGGCCGCGAAAACCCCTTCCTCCACCTCTCGCTGCACCTCTCCATCCAAGAGCAGGCCGCCATCGACCAGCCGCCCGGCATCCGCGCCCTCCGCGACACCCTCGTTGCCCGCCGCAACGGCGACTGGGTCGCTGCCGAACACCAAATGATGGAAGCCCTCGCCGAAACCATATGGGAAGCCCAGCGTTACGGCAACGGCCTGGACGTAAACGCCTACATCACCCGCCTGCGCCGCCTCGTCGGCCTCGGGCAGGAAGAAACGCGCCGCATCAACCCGCACGAAGTGCCGCGCTCCGATAAAATCAGCGGCAGATAA
- a CDS encoding phosphoribosylaminoimidazolesuccinocarboxamide synthase, whose amino-acid sequence MTQISLKKTYSGKVRDLYEIDEKTMLIVATDRLSAFDVILPEPIPGKGEILTQISNFWFAKLAHIMPNHFTGQSVYDVLLESEARAVEKRAVVAKRLTPVKIEAIVRGYLAGSGWKEYRKTGTVCGIKLPEGLHEAEKLPQVLFTPSTKAEMGGHDENISFAECERLIGAELAAQVRDKAVALYTEAAAYAETRGIIICDTKFEFGLDDNGTLTLMDEVLTPDSSRFWPQDQYRVGISPPSFDKQFVRDWLEQSGWNKQPPAPQVPAEIIGKTAAKYREALRLLTE is encoded by the coding sequence ATGACCCAAATCAGCCTCAAAAAAACCTACTCCGGCAAAGTGCGCGACCTCTACGAAATCGACGAAAAAACCATGCTCATCGTCGCCACCGACCGCCTTTCCGCCTTCGACGTCATCCTGCCCGAACCCATCCCTGGCAAAGGCGAAATCCTTACCCAAATCTCCAACTTCTGGTTTGCCAAACTCGCGCACATCATGCCCAACCACTTCACCGGCCAAAGCGTGTACGACGTTTTGCTCGAAAGCGAAGCCCGAGCCGTCGAAAAACGCGCCGTCGTCGCCAAACGCCTCACCCCCGTCAAAATCGAAGCCATCGTGCGCGGCTACCTCGCCGGCAGCGGCTGGAAGGAATACCGAAAAACCGGCACCGTCTGCGGCATCAAACTGCCCGAGGGCCTGCACGAAGCTGAAAAACTGCCGCAAGTGCTGTTCACTCCCTCAACCAAAGCCGAAATGGGCGGCCACGACGAAAACATTTCCTTTGCCGAATGCGAACGCCTTATCGGCGCCGAACTCGCCGCCCAGGTGCGCGACAAAGCCGTCGCCCTCTACACCGAAGCGGCCGCCTACGCCGAGACGCGCGGCATCATTATCTGCGACACCAAATTCGAATTCGGCCTCGACGACAACGGCACCCTCACCCTGATGGACGAAGTGCTCACCCCAGATTCCAGCCGCTTCTGGCCGCAAGACCAATACCGCGTCGGCATCAGCCCGCCCTCCTTCGACAAACAGTTCGTGCGCGACTGGCTGGAACAAAGCGGCTGGAACAAACAGCCTCCCGCCCCGCAAGTGCCCGCCGAAATCATCGGGAAAACCGCCGCCAAATACCGCGAAGCCCTACGCCTGCTCACCGAATAA
- a CDS encoding RsmB/NOP family class I SAM-dependent RNA methyltransferase, with protein MTPFQLDHTAAVLADILAFAQPADAVLSAYLRRHPKLGRQDRSEIAETAFAAIRHYQKTAAALPDPPAQARKAALAALVLGRGFNISRLDGLADREEQAFLAALKARKNEFSDGLNTAAELPQWLTDTLRGSGFPDEDILRFGRSVARPAPLDLRANTLKARRDKILAALQQQGIQAEATPYSPWGIRLRDKAALYGHPLFLDGSIEVQDEGSQLTALLLGAKRGDTVIDFCAGAGGKTLALGAMTANKGRIYAFDTAEKRLSKLKPRMTRAGLTNIHPERIGSEHDPRISRLNAKAQRVLVDAPCSGLGTLRRNPDLKYRQSPATVAQLAEQQHSILAAAARLVIPGGRLVYATCSILPQENEQQAERFLAEHPEFEPLDCAALLAAQKVPLDTGKYLRLDTAAHHTDGFFAAAFRRKEAV; from the coding sequence ATGACCCCCTTCCAGCTCGACCACACCGCCGCCGTCCTCGCCGACATCCTGGCCTTCGCCCAACCCGCCGACGCCGTCCTGTCGGCCTACCTGCGCCGCCACCCGAAACTCGGCCGCCAAGACCGCAGCGAAATCGCCGAAACCGCCTTCGCCGCCATCCGCCACTACCAGAAAACCGCCGCCGCCCTGCCCGACCCGCCCGCCCAAGCCCGCAAAGCCGCCCTTGCCGCGCTGGTACTCGGGCGCGGCTTCAACATCAGCCGGCTCGACGGTTTGGCCGACCGGGAAGAACAAGCCTTCCTCGCCGCCCTCAAAGCGCGCAAAAACGAATTTTCAGACGGCCTCAACACCGCCGCCGAACTGCCCCAATGGCTGACAGACACCCTGCGCGGCAGCGGCTTTCCCGACGAAGACATCCTGCGCTTCGGCCGCAGCGTCGCCCGTCCCGCCCCGCTCGATTTGCGCGCCAACACCCTCAAAGCCCGCCGCGACAAAATCCTTGCCGCCTTGCAGCAGCAGGGCATACAGGCCGAAGCTACCCCGTACTCCCCCTGGGGCATCCGCTTGCGCGACAAAGCCGCCCTCTACGGCCACCCCCTGTTTCTCGACGGCAGCATCGAAGTGCAGGACGAAGGCAGCCAGCTCACCGCCCTGCTCTTGGGCGCGAAACGCGGCGACACCGTTATCGACTTCTGCGCCGGCGCGGGCGGCAAAACCCTCGCCCTCGGCGCAATGACGGCCAACAAAGGCCGCATCTACGCCTTCGACACCGCCGAGAAACGCCTGTCCAAACTCAAACCGCGCATGACCCGCGCCGGCCTCACCAACATCCACCCCGAGCGCATCGGCAGCGAACACGACCCGCGCATCAGCCGCCTGAACGCCAAAGCACAGCGCGTACTCGTTGACGCCCCCTGCTCCGGCCTCGGCACCCTGCGCCGCAACCCCGACCTCAAATACCGCCAGTCGCCCGCCACCGTCGCCCAACTTGCCGAACAACAGCACAGCATCCTCGCCGCCGCCGCCCGCCTCGTCATCCCCGGCGGCCGCCTCGTGTACGCCACATGCAGCATCCTGCCGCAGGAAAACGAACAACAGGCCGAACGCTTCCTCGCCGAACACCCCGAATTCGAGCCCCTCGACTGCGCCGCCCTGCTCGCCGCACAAAAAGTCCCCCTCGACACCGGAAAATACCTGCGCCTCGACACCGCCGCACACCACACCGACGGCTTCTTCGCTGCCGCCTTCCGCCGCAAAGAGGCCGTCTGA
- a CDS encoding lysophospholipid acyltransferase family protein encodes MTLIKQALAWLTDQALCLLVSFLTGIRPKSENSLTFPPQHTVYYANHGSHGDFLLVWIALPRRWRTAARPVAGAEYWLGGHLKRFVIQTVFNALLVPRKSGRAQETTAKMAAALDGGRSLILFPEGTRNTDDTAALLPFKSGIYHLARSRPATRFVPIWIDNISRVLPKGKILPVPLLCDVHIGEPLFLHDNEDKETFLERTRTALLTLASADGKAV; translated from the coding sequence ATGACCCTGATCAAACAAGCACTCGCCTGGCTCACCGACCAAGCCCTCTGCCTGCTCGTCTCCTTCCTCACCGGCATCCGCCCCAAAAGCGAAAACAGCCTGACCTTCCCCCCGCAGCACACCGTCTACTACGCCAACCACGGCAGCCACGGCGACTTCCTCCTCGTCTGGATCGCCCTGCCCCGCCGCTGGCGCACCGCCGCCCGTCCCGTCGCCGGCGCGGAATACTGGCTCGGCGGCCACCTCAAACGCTTCGTCATCCAAACCGTCTTCAACGCCCTGCTCGTCCCCCGCAAAAGCGGCCGCGCGCAGGAAACCACCGCCAAAATGGCCGCCGCCCTCGACGGCGGCCGCTCCCTCATCCTCTTCCCCGAAGGCACCCGCAACACCGACGACACCGCCGCCCTCCTCCCCTTCAAATCCGGCATCTACCACCTCGCCCGCAGCCGCCCCGCCACCCGCTTCGTCCCCATCTGGATCGACAACATCAGCCGCGTCCTGCCCAAAGGCAAAATCCTCCCCGTGCCCCTCCTGTGCGACGTGCACATCGGCGAACCCCTGTTTCTGCACGACAATGAAGACAAAGAAACCTTCCTCGAACGCACCCGCACCGCCCTCCTCACCCTGGCGTCTGCCGACGGAAAGGCCGTCTGA
- a CDS encoding YbjQ family protein, which produces MPHNPIRPSENTASAQPAHRTRPVSPYNANPFQTASTRLVSNRNERDPSMITTNIETVPGRTIARHIGLVQGSTVRAKHVGRDIMAGLKNIVGGELKGYTELLNEARDEALRRMAEQAHRAGANAVVNVRFSTASVAAGAAEILAYGTAVVLED; this is translated from the coding sequence TTGCCCCACAACCCAATCAGGCCGTCTGAAAACACAGCTTCGGCGCAGCCCGCGCACCGCACCCGTCCCGTTTCCCCCTATAATGCGAACCCTTTTCAGACGGCCTCAACCCGTCTTGTTTCCAACCGCAACGAAAGAGACCCGAGCATGATCACCACCAACATCGAAACCGTCCCCGGCCGCACCATCGCCCGCCACATCGGCCTCGTCCAAGGCTCCACCGTCCGCGCCAAACACGTCGGCCGCGACATCATGGCCGGCCTCAAAAACATCGTCGGCGGCGAACTCAAAGGCTACACCGAACTGCTCAACGAAGCCCGCGACGAAGCCCTGCGCCGCATGGCCGAACAGGCGCACCGTGCCGGTGCGAACGCCGTCGTCAACGTCCGCTTCTCCACCGCCTCCGTCGCCGCCGGCGCGGCCGAAATCCTCGCCTACGGCACCGCCGTCGTCCTCGAAGACTAA
- a CDS encoding YbjQ family protein translates to MNQPDTGIGIAEILIAAWPIWLPLIIMAAAFFTGRHNEKKHLADLSRREAGLRHIALIAVKHPPQNFREGELVYGSVVLSSDRFRNFLAWLRNLVGGNIGVYETLLERARREALLRLKEKAAALGADTVYNVRLDTVTLSPPAQQNNGGLTGTVEILAYGTAGKTGKKAV, encoded by the coding sequence GTGAACCAGCCCGACACCGGCATCGGCATCGCCGAAATCCTCATCGCCGCCTGGCCGATATGGCTTCCCCTCATCATCATGGCCGCCGCCTTCTTCACCGGACGGCACAACGAAAAAAAACACCTCGCCGACCTCTCCCGCCGCGAAGCCGGTCTCCGGCACATCGCCCTCATCGCCGTCAAACACCCGCCGCAAAACTTCCGCGAAGGCGAACTCGTCTACGGCAGCGTCGTCCTCTCCTCCGACCGCTTCCGCAACTTCCTCGCCTGGCTGCGCAACCTCGTCGGCGGAAACATCGGCGTATACGAAACCCTGCTCGAACGCGCCCGCCGCGAAGCCCTCCTGCGCCTGAAAGAAAAAGCCGCCGCCCTCGGCGCGGACACCGTGTACAACGTCCGCCTCGACACCGTAACCCTCTCCCCGCCCGCCCAGCAAAACAACGGCGGCCTCACCGGCACAGTGGAAATCCTCGCCTACGGCACGGCGGGTAAAACCGGCAAAAAGGCCGTCTGA
- the fur gene encoding ferric iron uptake transcriptional regulator encodes MMDSNIAQLRDSGLKVTGPRLKILDLFEKHPKEHMSAEDVYRMLLESDVEIGVATIYRVLTQFEQAGILLRHHFETGKAVYELNTGGHHDHIVCVKCGRVAEFHSEEIEELQDRMAEEHGYRIVDHALYMYGVCSSCQKKERR; translated from the coding sequence ATGATGGACAGCAACATTGCGCAACTGAGAGATAGCGGCCTGAAAGTAACTGGCCCCCGTTTAAAAATCCTTGATTTGTTTGAAAAACATCCGAAAGAGCATATGAGCGCGGAAGACGTGTACCGCATGCTCTTGGAAAGCGACGTGGAAATCGGTGTGGCCACCATCTACCGCGTGCTGACCCAGTTCGAGCAGGCCGGCATCCTGCTGCGCCACCACTTTGAAACCGGCAAAGCTGTGTACGAGTTGAACACCGGCGGCCACCACGACCACATCGTCTGCGTCAAATGCGGCAGAGTGGCCGAGTTCCACAGCGAGGAAATCGAAGAGTTGCAGGACAGGATGGCCGAAGAACACGGATACCGCATTGTCGATCACGCGCTGTATATGTACGGCGTGTGCAGCAGCTGCCAGAAAAAAGAAAGACGCTGA
- a CDS encoding outer membrane protein assembly factor BamE, whose translation MNKTACLFAATAFFALAACSSERVSHFPSYKLKVIQGNRLDARAVAALQPGMSRDQVQLLLGTPLLRSAFRQNRWDYTYETSRNGIIDQAETRNLTVWFENDRVVKAEGNAIEYARRQLQSAAQAQ comes from the coding sequence GTGAACAAAACCGCCTGTCTGTTTGCCGCAACGGCTTTTTTCGCCCTCGCCGCCTGCTCGTCCGAGCGGGTTTCCCATTTTCCGTCCTACAAACTGAAAGTCATCCAGGGCAACCGCCTCGACGCCCGCGCCGTGGCCGCCTTGCAGCCCGGCATGAGCCGCGACCAAGTGCAGCTGCTGCTGGGCACGCCGCTGCTGCGTTCCGCCTTCCGGCAAAACCGCTGGGATTATACCTACGAAACCAGCCGCAACGGCATCATCGACCAGGCCGAAACGCGCAATCTGACCGTTTGGTTTGAGAACGACCGCGTGGTCAAAGCCGAAGGCAACGCCATCGAATACGCCCGCCGGCAGCTCCAATCCGCCGCACAGGCGCAATAA
- the dapB gene encoding 4-hydroxy-tetrahydrodipicolinate reductase, which yields MNPLKIAIAGANGRMGRVLIEAVEKHPDTVLGGAIEHSGSDALGLDAGFAIGLKTGITISDDADAVIAQSDVLIDFTRPEPTLRHLQKCVERGTNIVIGTTGFDDAGKAAIKAAGEKIGVVFAANFSVGVNLTFHILDTVARVLNEGYDIEIIEAHHRHKVDAPSGTALRMGEVIANALGRDLKECAVYGREGHTGARDPNTIGFATVRAGDIVGDHTALFATDGERVEITHKASSRMTFASGAVRAAVWARGKKGLFDMQDVLGLANH from the coding sequence ATGAATCCCTTAAAAATCGCCATCGCCGGCGCAAACGGCCGCATGGGGCGCGTTTTGATCGAAGCCGTTGAAAAACACCCCGACACCGTATTGGGCGGCGCAATCGAGCATTCCGGCTCCGACGCGCTCGGCCTCGACGCAGGCTTTGCCATCGGCCTAAAAACCGGCATCACCATTTCCGACGACGCGGACGCCGTTATCGCCCAAAGCGACGTGCTCATCGACTTTACCCGCCCCGAACCCACCCTGCGCCACCTGCAAAAATGCGTGGAACGCGGCACGAACATCGTCATCGGCACAACCGGCTTCGACGACGCGGGCAAAGCCGCCATCAAAGCCGCCGGCGAAAAAATCGGCGTGGTGTTCGCCGCCAATTTCAGCGTGGGAGTAAACCTCACCTTCCACATTCTCGACACCGTCGCCCGCGTGTTAAACGAAGGCTACGACATCGAAATCATCGAAGCGCACCACCGCCACAAAGTCGACGCCCCCAGCGGCACCGCGCTGCGCATGGGCGAAGTGATTGCAAACGCGCTCGGCCGCGATTTGAAAGAATGCGCCGTTTACGGCCGCGAAGGCCACACCGGCGCGCGCGACCCGAACACCATCGGCTTTGCCACCGTGCGCGCAGGCGACATTGTCGGCGACCACACCGCCCTCTTCGCCACCGACGGCGAGCGCGTGGAAATCACCCACAAAGCGTCCAGCCGCATGACTTTCGCCTCCGGCGCAGTCCGCGCCGCCGTGTGGGCGCGCGGCAAAAAAGGCTTGTTCGACATGCAGGACGTACTCGGCCTGGCAAACCACTAA
- a CDS encoding methyltransferase → MYTQIPTDRAATYEWRSESTQKPPKNAVFTRETNAAAVLQNARADTATVFTGDYHNAKQILSALKKRVRGNRPSENHKKPADPAAAFHRHRLRQAQQSRLTNMFAVEIGAGFTLSLPRAPDIRAALADLYGKPGPDSAPFLLPLNLLLGLIGAHEWHKKGVHIPALGAKIHVPFGVFSPIRGEYLDLVAQAAAHSRFQTAFDIGTGSGILAALLAQRGITCITATDNNPRALACARANIRRLGFADNISVEEADLFPEGRADLILCNPPWLPAKPTSAIETALYDPGHAMLRGFLNGAAAHLNPNGEIWLVMSDLAEHLDLRAPGFLPALFQTASLRVAQTLHTRPAHKKAAAPNAPLAFARSRETTTLYRLQPAVLG, encoded by the coding sequence ATGTACACCCAAATCCCCACCGACCGCGCCGCAACATACGAATGGCGCAGCGAAAGCACGCAGAAGCCGCCGAAAAACGCCGTCTTCACCCGCGAAACCAACGCCGCCGCCGTGCTGCAAAACGCCCGCGCCGACACCGCCACCGTCTTCACCGGCGACTACCACAACGCCAAACAAATTCTGTCCGCCCTGAAAAAGCGCGTGCGCGGCAACAGGCCGTCTGAAAACCACAAAAAGCCCGCCGACCCCGCCGCCGCCTTCCACCGCCACCGCCTGCGGCAGGCGCAGCAAAGCCGCCTCACCAACATGTTCGCCGTCGAAATCGGCGCGGGCTTCACCCTCAGCCTCCCCCGCGCCCCCGACATCCGTGCCGCCCTCGCCGACCTCTACGGCAAACCCGGCCCTGACTCCGCCCCCTTCCTCCTCCCCCTCAACCTGCTGCTCGGCCTCATCGGCGCGCACGAATGGCACAAAAAAGGCGTACACATCCCCGCGCTCGGCGCGAAAATCCACGTCCCCTTCGGCGTGTTTTCCCCCATACGCGGCGAATATCTCGACCTTGTCGCACAGGCCGCCGCCCATTCCCGTTTTCAGACGGCCTTCGACATCGGCACAGGCTCCGGCATCCTCGCCGCCCTGCTCGCCCAACGCGGCATCACCTGCATCACCGCCACCGACAACAACCCCCGCGCCCTCGCCTGCGCCCGCGCCAACATCCGCCGCCTCGGTTTTGCAGACAACATCAGCGTAGAGGAAGCCGACCTCTTCCCCGAAGGACGCGCCGACCTCATCCTCTGCAACCCGCCCTGGCTGCCCGCCAAACCCACATCCGCCATCGAAACCGCCCTCTACGACCCCGGCCACGCCATGCTGCGCGGCTTCCTGAACGGCGCGGCGGCACACCTCAACCCGAACGGCGAAATCTGGCTCGTCATGTCCGACCTCGCCGAACACCTCGACCTGCGTGCCCCCGGCTTCCTGCCTGCCCTTTTTCAGACGGCCTCCCTGCGCGTCGCCCAAACCCTGCACACCCGCCCCGCCCACAAAAAAGCCGCCGCCCCAAACGCCCCCCTCGCCTTCGCCCGCAGCAGGGAAACCACCACGCTCTACCGTTTGCAGCCTGCGGTTTTGGGCTGA